One Manduca sexta isolate Smith_Timp_Sample1 chromosome 28, JHU_Msex_v1.0, whole genome shotgun sequence DNA window includes the following coding sequences:
- the LOC119190987 gene encoding uncharacterized protein LOC119190987, which translates to MPELIEQMYCSQQIVIPPKFPYILKRYCKAAIKTQPYDLLRWSYEYFKALAQHRPPPVKLRLEYPVYSTEGGLTRGCLKVLANQLSSMDEVPLPVLKTAWHGFCLDSQELKRILCLCKVYLRKDTVPFLHFIAVAGGFLTKSLTHTMILLCESLTKEPDGGSAAIPVQDFLTMYKFLAPIDASKDTKYFNGYKEGETPPAESLSGEEEITASWSGVPEEVISDDFWEDTQDLQRLTLINDNVARSARLSVKLNMPIVGKIERSPSIERAGQIERENYLRERKGRVMPNEEVEKKLREMSAAKFQSQEVPKEDVQKFKEPEKKELEICVFNEEGEEIPYEIYGEIDLEVSEEGEEESPEEAAPAGTEEKEEEVKEEESVENEKDKITLYVAECYQARADRLEDLEQTFDEIAAIVNRFKSANYDLGMVAGRQMSTTSGEFIVQHIEKEIMAYIDEQIAILPDPDLKKKKAKPEEVAMIREILENFLDENMDVIVPEIEEVEEEEQPIPEITVVYAVPGIGGPVDEDIVKEFTDYALDVCKVQADVFMPRNIRHFLCPPMEKYIENEYEDDLKKEEVPTGGVITD; encoded by the exons ATGCCCGAGTTAATAGAGCAAATGTACTGCTCGCAGCAGATCGTGATCCCGCCGAAGTTCCCCTACATACTCAAGAGATATTGTAAAG CGGCTATAAAAACCCAACCATACGACCTTCTGCGCTGGTCGTATGAGTACTTCAAAGCACTGGCTCAGCACCGTCCCCCTCCCGTGAAACTGAGGCTGGAGTACCCTGTGTATAGCACGGAGGGAGGGCTCACTAGGGGATGCCTTAAAGTCCTCGCTAATCAG TTATCAAGCATGGACGAGGTGCCTTTGCCAGTTTTGAAGACCGCCTGGCACGGCTTCTGCCTGGACTCGCAGGAGCTGAAGCGGATCCTGTGCCTTTGCAAGGTGTATCTTAGGAAGGATACCGTACCGTTCCTGCATTTTATCGCCGTCGCTGGAGGATTCTTGACTAAG AGTCTCACTCATACAATGATCCTGCTCTGCGAGTCCCTGACCAAGGAACCAGACGGCGGGTCTGCAGCTATACCGGTGCAAGACTTCCTGACAATGTACAAGTTTCTGGCACCCATCGACGCTTCCAaagacacaaaatattttaatggatataagGAAG GTGAGACGCCTCCAGCAGAATCATTGTCCGGGGAAGAAGAAATCACGGCCTCGTGGAGTGGAGTGCCTGAAGAA GTAATATCAGACGACTTCTGGGAGGACACCCAAGACCTTCAGAGGTTGACGCTGATAAACGATAACGTGGCGCGCTCAGCGAGGCTAAGCGTCAAGTTGAACATGCCCATAGTTGGGAAGATCGAGAGATCCCCATCGATAGAGCGCGCAGGACAGATTGAGAGGGAGAATTATTTAAGAGAAAGAAAAG GTAGAGTTATGCCCAACGAAGAGGTTGAA aaaaaacTTCGTGAAATGAGCGCTGCGAAATTCCAGTCTCAAGAAGTGCCTAAAGAAG ATGTTCAGAAATTCAAAGAACCCGAGAAGAAAGAATTGGAAATATGCGTATTCAATGAAGAGGGAGAGGAAATACCTTACGAGATATAtg gAGAAATTGATCTGGAAGTGTCTGAGGAAGGTGAAGAGGAATCTCCGGAAGAGGCGGCACCTGCAGGAACGGAAGAGAAAGAAGAAGAAGTAAAAGAGGAAGAATCTGTTGAAAATGAGAAAGACAAGATTACGCTGTACGTCGctgaa TGTTACCAAGCGCGAGCAGACCGTTTGGAAGACTTAGAACAGACCTTCGACGAGATTGCGGCTATTGTGAATCGATTTAAGTCCGCTAATTATGATCTTG GTATGGTGGCCGGCCGTCAGATGTCAACAACCAGCGGCGAGTTCATTGTTCAGCATATAGAAAAGGAGATCATGGCATACATAGATGAGCAGATTGCCATTCTACCGGACCCTGACTTGAAGAAGAAAAAG GCCAAGCCGGAAGAAGTGGCCATGATACGCGAAATACTGGAAAACTTCTTGGATGAGAACATGGACGTCATAGTTCCAGAAATTGAAGAGGTGGAGGAAGAGGAACAGCCGATACCCGAG ATAACAGTAGTATACGCAGTGCCTGGTATAGGTGGGCCGGTCGACGAAGACATTGTGAAGGAGTTCACCGACTACGCCTTGGACGTGTGCAAGGTCCAAGCTGACGTTTTCATGCCGAGGAATATCAGGCATTTCTTATGCCCGCCGATGGAGAA ATACATCGAGAACGAATACGAAGATGACCTGAAGAAAGAAGAAGTTCCCACCGGTGGCGTTATTACTGATTAA